One genomic window of Saprospiraceae bacterium includes the following:
- a CDS encoding efflux RND transporter periplasmic adaptor subunit — MNTIADIAAKKDMDEANARFQKADSNLKLFKGNAGRTFVLQSPIAGVLGNFSLSIGSTVNAGQNLFTITNLSQIYAEAQVFDKDAAKVRKGAKFTIECANDSHITSEVKLLSLAQEINASNQSQRVLFQLNNPDNDFKIGEFVNIRVFALESSHQIVLPNSAITEINGKPVVFIKDAAEKYSVSYVQLGENNGSFTSILKGVEEDERIVVNASYQLKMIFLNQ; from the coding sequence TTGAATACGATCGCAGACATTGCAGCAAAAAAAGATATGGATGAAGCAAATGCGCGTTTTCAGAAAGCAGATAGTAATTTAAAGCTATTCAAAGGGAATGCTGGACGCACATTTGTTTTACAATCTCCAATTGCTGGCGTATTGGGTAATTTTAGTTTGAGTATTGGATCCACTGTGAATGCTGGACAAAATCTTTTTACAATAACAAATCTTTCGCAGATTTATGCAGAAGCGCAGGTGTTTGATAAAGATGCGGCTAAGGTAAGAAAGGGTGCAAAATTTACCATTGAATGTGCTAATGATAGTCATATCACCAGTGAAGTAAAACTTCTTTCCCTGGCACAAGAAATAAATGCAAGTAATCAATCTCAACGTGTTTTGTTTCAACTAAACAATCCGGATAATGATTTTAAGATTGGTGAATTTGTTAACATCCGGGTATTTGCATTGGAGAGCTCGCATCAAATTGTACTCCCGAATTCTGCTATTACAGAAATAAACGGTAAGCCAGTTGTATTTATTAAAGATGCAGCAGAAAAGTACAGTGTAAGTTATGTACAATTAGGTGAAAACAATGGAAGTTTTACAAGTATCCTTAAGGGGGTAGAAGAGGACGAACGCATTGTTGTCAATGCAAGTTATCAACTCAAAATGATTTTCCTAAATCAATAA